Proteins encoded within one genomic window of Clupea harengus chromosome 10, Ch_v2.0.2, whole genome shotgun sequence:
- the rgs5a gene encoding regulator of G-protein signaling 5a has translation MCKGLAALPQTCLVRAKEIKTKLGTLLQKPENAIDLIIPYPEKPERKPEKLQRPSHEEAVQWRESLDRVLANDCGVAMFRSFLRSEFSEENIEFWVACEDFKKTNSPMKMANKARKIYEDFIQTGGPKEVNIDHVTKDITLRNLVDLSSATFDVAQSRIFTLMEKDSFGRFLRSEMYQELMK, from the exons ATGTGTAAAGGATTAGCTGCCCTGCCCCAGACATGTCTGGTGAG GGCTAAAGAGATCAAGACTAAATTAGGAACCCTCCTTCAGAAGCCAGAGAATGCCATTGACCTGATTATCCCCTATCCtgagaaaccagagaggaagcCGGAGAAGCTTCAGAG ACCCAGCCATGAAGAGGCCGTTCAGTGGCGTGAGTCTCTGGATCGGGTCTTGGCCAATGACT GTGGTGTGGCCATGTTCAGAAGCTTCCTGAGATCCGAGTTTAGTGAGGAGAACATTGAGTTCTGGGTTGCTTGTGAGGACTTCAAGAAGACCAACAGCCCCATGAAGATGGCTAACAAGGCCAGGAAGATCTATGAGGACTTCATCCAGACCGGTGGGCCTAAGGAG GTGAATATTGATCATGTCACCAAAGACATCACTCTGAGGAACCTGGTTGATCTGTCTTCTGCCACCTTTGACGTTGCCCAGAGTCGCATCTTCACCCTGATGGAGAAGGACTCCTTTGGCCGGTTCTTGAGGTCTGAGATGTACCAGGAGCTGATGAAGTAA